One window from the genome of Anomalospiza imberbis isolate Cuckoo-Finch-1a 21T00152 chromosome 13, ASM3175350v1, whole genome shotgun sequence encodes:
- the RFX7 gene encoding DNA-binding protein RFX7 isoform X1: MAEEQQPEGGQPPRRLAGTPAPGGALPALVPGLQGGEASALQHKIRSSICKTVQSKVDCILQEVEKFTDLEKLYLYLQLPSGPNNGDKSDQISMSSSRAQQMHAFSWIRNTLEEHPETSLPKQEVYDEYKSYCDNLGYHPLSAADFGKIMKNVFPNMKARRLGTRGKSKYCYSGLRKKAFVHMPTLPNLDFHKTGDGLDGAEPSGQLQSVDEEVVSAACRLVCEWAQKVLSQPFDTVLELARFLVKSHYIGTKSMAALTVMAGAPAGIKGIPQPSAFIPTAESNSFQPQVKTLPSPVDAKQQLQRKIQKKQQEQKLQSPLPGESPVKKTEGAATNGVTSISNGSPAILSPPPIGIVVAAVPSPIPVPRTRQLVTSPSPMGSSDSKVLPLNVQVVTQHMQSVKQPPKTPQNVPASPVGDRSARHRYQQILPKPASTSALTIRSPTTVLFTSSPIKTVVPAPHVNSLNVVKMTAISLAPSSSSVPVKQTPSVSTSAGAVEEGRTGPQIKNGSVVSLQSPGSKPSTAVATPAVKIKTEPEALLDENSAQGQESSDVSKSIKATPDLPPAQLINFEVAALKVSMDDVMELKPGKGCDQEAEEAGTKYKTQSDEITPVSSAGNNQSTLKLTVASQNLSSTSINSPPTGESTIKDKTCTKSPRKRQPSTLQDSQLPPVKKPLVEQFAAGNAVEGQKANNVKKALKVGSLANSDSTATLAQVPIKVPMTVPVPPTAAANLATDLSLSTNLNTCDPALEQQLASASSPDIKVKLEGNLFIIENDSKSDGSFNPNSWHHITKTSDFASVNCDQQQDISVMTIAGHSGSSDLQESAWEPVHCEGIQQDVYSQQLQSQIQDSLDQIQAQSSNQLPLQSELKEFEHTVPPSNENFFSFDDDLTQDSIVEELVLMEEQMSMNNSHPYSGCLGMTLQSQAAAQGAPVSSHPSSTHFYHSIHNNSTPIHTPTPTPTPTPTPTPTPTPTSEMIAGSQNMSRESPCSRLAQTTPVDSALGSSRHTPIGTPHSNCSSSVPPSPVECRNPFAFTPISSSMAYHDASIISSSPVKPMQRPMATHPDKTKLEWMNNGYSGVGNSSVANHGILTSYQELVEDRFRKPHAFAVPGQSYQSQPRHHDTHFGRVTPVSPVQHQAAPVSSTTKQEGFAVPAPLDNKGTGSSLNNSLRCRSVSPAVHRQRNLSGSTVYPVSNIPRSNLTPFGSPVTPEVHNVFANIHADTGANNIAQRSQSVPLTVMMQTAFPSLQKQTNTKKITNVLLNKLDSDSDDAVRGLGMNNMPSNYTARMNLTQILETSTAFPSANPQSMINSSTSVYEFQTPNYLTKNSSTDQISFSSGDNQAQSDIGEQQLDFSSTVKDLLGEDSLPTNQQLVNQVASDLNNVASVFPSDIRLSSELSGSINDLNTLDTNLLFDPGRQQGQDDDATLEELKNDPLFQQICNESINSMTASGFEWMESKDHPAVEMLG; this comes from the exons CAAAACTGTACAATCTAAAGTGGACTGCATTTTG CAAGAAGTTGAGAAGTTTACAGACCTAGAGAAACTCTACCTCTACCTTCAGCTGCCTTCGGGTCCCAACAATGGAGACAAAAG CGATCAGATCTCCATGTCATCCAGCCGTGCCCAGCAGATGCACGCCTTCTCGTGGATACGCAACACCCTGGAAGAGCACCCCGAGACGTCCCTTCCCAAGCAGGAGGTCTATGATGAGTACAA GAGCTATTGTGACAATCTTGGCTACCACCCATTAAGTGCTGCTGACTTTGGAAAGATCATGAAAAATGTCTTTCCAAATATGAAGGCCCGTCGTCTAGGCACAAGAGGCAAATCAAAATAT TGCTACAGTGGACTGAGGAAGAAGGCCTTTGTGCATATGCCAACACTGCCCAACCTTGACTTTCATAAAACTGGAGATGGG tTGGATGGAGCAGAGCCATCGGGGCAGCTGCAAAGTGTGGATGAGGAAGTCGTCTCTGCAGCCTGCCGTCTTGTTTGTGAATGGGCCCAGAAAGTGCTGAGCCAGCCTTTCGATACAGTCTTGGAGCTGGCTCGTTTCCTTGTCAAAAGTCACTATATTGGTACCAAGTCAATGGCAGCTTTAACAGTAATGGCAGGGGCACCAGCAG gaataaaagggatcccccagccctcagcTTTTATACCTACTGCTGAAAGTAATTCTTTTCAACCACAAGTGAAAACTCTGCCATCTCCTGTTGATGctaagcagcagctgcagcgtAAGATCCAGAAGAAGCAGCAAGAACAGAAACTGCAGTCTCCTTTGCCAGGAGAGTCTCcagtaaagaaaacagaaggcGCTGCAACCAACGGTGTGACCAGTATATCTAATGGAAGTCCTGCCATTCTGTCCCCTCCACCTATTGGCATTGTTgtggctgctgtccccagccccataCCG GTGCCAAGAACCAGGCAGTTGGTGACATCTCCAAGTCCTATGGGATCGTCTGATAGCAAGGTCCTGCCGCTCAATGTTCAGGTGGTCACTCAGCACATGCAATCAGTCAAGCAGCCACCAAAGACTCCCCAGAACGTTCCCGCTAGCCCCGTGGGTGACCGCTCTGCCCGGCATCGCTACCAGCAGATTTTACCCAAGCCAGCAAGCACCAGTGCTCTCACCATCCGCTCTCCCACGACGGTGCTATTTACCAGTAGCCCAATCAAGACTGTTGTGCCAGCTCCACACGTGAATTCCTTAAATGTGGTAAAAATGACAGCAATATCTCTTGCCCCGAGCAGCAGTAGTGTGCCCGTCAAACAGACACCTTCAGTTAGCACTAGTGCAGGAGCAGTGGAAGAAGGGAGGACTGGTCCACAGATCAAAAATGGATCTGTTGTTTCACTTCAGTCTCCAGGATCCAAACCTAGCACTGCTGTAGCTACACCTGCAGTCAAGATCAAAACAGAACCAGAAGCATTGCTGGATGAGAACTCTGCACAGGGCCAAGAGAGCTCTGACGTGTCTAAATCCATAAAGGCAACCCCTGACCTGCCTCCTGCACAGCTAATTAATTTTGAGGTTGCAGCCTTGAAGGTTTCAATGGATGATGTCATGGAGCTGAAACCAGGCAAGGGCTGTGATCAGGAAGCTGAAGAAGCAGGGACCAAATATAAGACACAGTCTGATGAAATCACACCAGTTTCTTCAGCAGGCAATAATCAAAGCACTCTTAAGCTCACAGTTGCCAGTCAAAACTTGTCCAGCACCAGCATCAATTCACCTCCTACTGGTGAGTCTACAATTAAAGACAAAACATGCACTAAAAGTCCAAGAAAGCGACAACCTTCCACACTTCAGGATTCCCAGTTACCACCTGTAAAGAAACCACTAGTGGAGCAGTTTGCAGCTGGTAATGCTGTGGAGGGTCAAAAGGCTAACAATGTTAAGAAGGCTCTGAAGGTTGGATCATTAGCTAACAGTGACAGTACAGCAACACTTGCTCAAGTTCCCATCAAGGTACCCATGACAGTACCTGTACCTCCTACAGCTGCTGCAAACTTAGCAACAGACCTTTCTTTGAGCACCAATTTAAATACCTGTGATCCTGCTTTAGAACAGCAGCTTGCATCAGCTTCATCTCCAGATATAAAAGTAAAATTGGAAGGAAATTTGTTTATCATAGAAAATGATTCAAAATCTGATGGCAGCTTTAACCCAAATTCATGGCATCATATCACCAAAACCTCTGACTTTGCATCTGTGAATTGTGATCAGCAGCAAGATATCAGTGTTATGACTATTGCTGGGCACTCTGGCTCTAGTGACTTACAGGAATCCGCGTGGGAGCCGGTGCACTGCGAAGGTATACAGCAGGATGTGTACAGCCAGCAGTTACAGAGCCAGATCCAGGACTCCTTGGATCAAATACAAGCACAGTCTTCAAATCAGTTACCTCTGCAGTCTGAGCTGAAAGAGTTTGAGCATACAGTCCCTCCGTCAAATGAAAACTTCTTTTCATTTGATGACGACCTTACCCAGGACAGCATTGTGGAGGAGCTGGTGCTCATGGAGGAGCAAATGTCCATGAATAATTCCCATCCTTATAGTGGTTGCCTAGGAATGACACTTCAGAGTCAGGCTGCAGCTCAAGGAGCTCCTGTATCATCTCATCCAAGCAGCACACACTTTTACCATTCGATCCATAACAACAGCACTCCAATTCACACTCCCACCCCCACTCCCACCCCAACTCCCACTCCCACCCCAACTCCAACACCCACCTCCGAAATGATTGCTGGGTCTCAGAACATGTCTCGAGAGAGCCCTTGTTCAAGGCTGGCTCAGACGACTCCCGTAGACAGTGCCCTAGGAAGCAGCCGGCACACGCCCATTGGCACACCCCATTccaactgcagcagcagtgTCCCTCCAAGTCCTGTGGAATGCCGAAACCCATTTGCATTTACTCCCATCAGCTCTAGTATGGCTTACCACGATGCCAGCATCATATCAAGTAGCCCTGTGAAGCCAATGCAGCGGCCTATGGCTACCCATCCCGACAAAACCAAGCTCGAGTGGATGAATAACGGCTACAGTGGGGTTGGTAATTCCTCAGTCGCAAACCATGGCATCCTTACAAGCTACCAGGAGCTGGTGGAAGATCGCTTCAGGAAACCTCACGCTTTTGCAGTTCCCGGCCAGTCATACCAGTCTCAACCACGCCACCACGACACTCACTTTGGTCGCGTGACTCCTGTTTCACCTGTGCAGCACCAGGCAGCCCCTGTCAGTAGCACTACCAAGCAGGAGGGCTTTGCTGTTCCTGCTCCTTTGGACAACAAAGGAACTGGTTCATCTCTCAACAACAGTCTGAGATGCCGGAGTGTGAGCCCTGCTGTCCATCGCCAGCGTAATCTCAGTGGGAGCACTGTTTACCCCGTGTCAAATATACCACGTTCTAATCTGACACCTTTTGGAAGTCCAGTGACTCCCGAAGTTCACAATGTATTTGCTAATATCCATGCAGACACCGGTGCCAATAACATAGCACAGAGAAGCCAGTCAGTCCCATTGACTGTGATGATGCAGACGGCCTTCCCGTCTcttcagaaacaaacaaacactaAAAAAATAACCAATGTGTTGTTAAACAAACTTGATTCTGATAGTGATGATGCAGTGAGAGGTTTGGGAATGAACAACATGCCCTCAAATTACACAGCCAGGATGAATCTCACTCAGATTTTGGAGACATCCACCGCTTTTCCTAGTGCCAACCCACAAAGTATGATCAATTCCAGCACTTCAGTTTATGAATTCCAAACACCAAATTACCTCACAAAAAATAGCAGCACCGATCAGATCAGTTTTTCTTCTGGAGATAACCAAGCACAATCAGACATTGGAGAGCAGCAATTAGATTTTAGCAGCACTGTAAAAGACCTTTTAGGGGAGGACAGTCTGCCAACAAACCAGCAGCTGGTGAATCAGGTGGCATCAGATCTCAATAACGTTGCATCTGTCTTTCCCAGCGACATCAGGTTGTCTTCCGAGCTCTCAGGCAGCATTAATGATCTGAACACTTTAGACACAAATCTACTGTTTGATCCAGGTCGTCAGCAGGGACAAGATGATGATGCTACACTGGAGGAATTAAAAAATGACCCGTTGTTTCAACAAATCTGCAATGAATCCATTAACTCAATGACTGCATCAGGTTTTGAGTGGATGGAGAGTAAGGATCATCCTGCTGTTGAAATGTTGGGTTAA
- the RFX7 gene encoding DNA-binding protein RFX7 isoform X3, with amino-acid sequence MSSSRAQQMHAFSWIRNTLEEHPETSLPKQEVYDEYKSYCDNLGYHPLSAADFGKIMKNVFPNMKARRLGTRGKSKYCYSGLRKKAFVHMPTLPNLDFHKTGDGLDGAEPSGQLQSVDEEVVSAACRLVCEWAQKVLSQPFDTVLELARFLVKSHYIGTKSMAALTVMAGAPAGIKGIPQPSAFIPTAESNSFQPQVKTLPSPVDAKQQLQRKIQKKQQEQKLQSPLPGESPVKKTEGAATNGVTSISNGSPAILSPPPIGIVVAAVPSPIPVPRTRQLVTSPSPMGSSDSKVLPLNVQVVTQHMQSVKQPPKTPQNVPASPVGDRSARHRYQQILPKPASTSALTIRSPTTVLFTSSPIKTVVPAPHVNSLNVVKMTAISLAPSSSSVPVKQTPSVSTSAGAVEEGRTGPQIKNGSVVSLQSPGSKPSTAVATPAVKIKTEPEALLDENSAQGQESSDVSKSIKATPDLPPAQLINFEVAALKVSMDDVMELKPGKGCDQEAEEAGTKYKTQSDEITPVSSAGNNQSTLKLTVASQNLSSTSINSPPTGESTIKDKTCTKSPRKRQPSTLQDSQLPPVKKPLVEQFAAGNAVEGQKANNVKKALKVGSLANSDSTATLAQVPIKVPMTVPVPPTAAANLATDLSLSTNLNTCDPALEQQLASASSPDIKVKLEGNLFIIENDSKSDGSFNPNSWHHITKTSDFASVNCDQQQDISVMTIAGHSGSSDLQESAWEPVHCEGIQQDVYSQQLQSQIQDSLDQIQAQSSNQLPLQSELKEFEHTVPPSNENFFSFDDDLTQDSIVEELVLMEEQMSMNNSHPYSGCLGMTLQSQAAAQGAPVSSHPSSTHFYHSIHNNSTPIHTPTPTPTPTPTPTPTPTPTSEMIAGSQNMSRESPCSRLAQTTPVDSALGSSRHTPIGTPHSNCSSSVPPSPVECRNPFAFTPISSSMAYHDASIISSSPVKPMQRPMATHPDKTKLEWMNNGYSGVGNSSVANHGILTSYQELVEDRFRKPHAFAVPGQSYQSQPRHHDTHFGRVTPVSPVQHQAAPVSSTTKQEGFAVPAPLDNKGTGSSLNNSLRCRSVSPAVHRQRNLSGSTVYPVSNIPRSNLTPFGSPVTPEVHNVFANIHADTGANNIAQRSQSVPLTVMMQTAFPSLQKQTNTKKITNVLLNKLDSDSDDAVRGLGMNNMPSNYTARMNLTQILETSTAFPSANPQSMINSSTSVYEFQTPNYLTKNSSTDQISFSSGDNQAQSDIGEQQLDFSSTVKDLLGEDSLPTNQQLVNQVASDLNNVASVFPSDIRLSSELSGSINDLNTLDTNLLFDPGRQQGQDDDATLEELKNDPLFQQICNESINSMTASGFEWMESKDHPAVEMLG; translated from the exons ATGTCATCCAGCCGTGCCCAGCAGATGCACGCCTTCTCGTGGATACGCAACACCCTGGAAGAGCACCCCGAGACGTCCCTTCCCAAGCAGGAGGTCTATGATGAGTACAA GAGCTATTGTGACAATCTTGGCTACCACCCATTAAGTGCTGCTGACTTTGGAAAGATCATGAAAAATGTCTTTCCAAATATGAAGGCCCGTCGTCTAGGCACAAGAGGCAAATCAAAATAT TGCTACAGTGGACTGAGGAAGAAGGCCTTTGTGCATATGCCAACACTGCCCAACCTTGACTTTCATAAAACTGGAGATGGG tTGGATGGAGCAGAGCCATCGGGGCAGCTGCAAAGTGTGGATGAGGAAGTCGTCTCTGCAGCCTGCCGTCTTGTTTGTGAATGGGCCCAGAAAGTGCTGAGCCAGCCTTTCGATACAGTCTTGGAGCTGGCTCGTTTCCTTGTCAAAAGTCACTATATTGGTACCAAGTCAATGGCAGCTTTAACAGTAATGGCAGGGGCACCAGCAG gaataaaagggatcccccagccctcagcTTTTATACCTACTGCTGAAAGTAATTCTTTTCAACCACAAGTGAAAACTCTGCCATCTCCTGTTGATGctaagcagcagctgcagcgtAAGATCCAGAAGAAGCAGCAAGAACAGAAACTGCAGTCTCCTTTGCCAGGAGAGTCTCcagtaaagaaaacagaaggcGCTGCAACCAACGGTGTGACCAGTATATCTAATGGAAGTCCTGCCATTCTGTCCCCTCCACCTATTGGCATTGTTgtggctgctgtccccagccccataCCG GTGCCAAGAACCAGGCAGTTGGTGACATCTCCAAGTCCTATGGGATCGTCTGATAGCAAGGTCCTGCCGCTCAATGTTCAGGTGGTCACTCAGCACATGCAATCAGTCAAGCAGCCACCAAAGACTCCCCAGAACGTTCCCGCTAGCCCCGTGGGTGACCGCTCTGCCCGGCATCGCTACCAGCAGATTTTACCCAAGCCAGCAAGCACCAGTGCTCTCACCATCCGCTCTCCCACGACGGTGCTATTTACCAGTAGCCCAATCAAGACTGTTGTGCCAGCTCCACACGTGAATTCCTTAAATGTGGTAAAAATGACAGCAATATCTCTTGCCCCGAGCAGCAGTAGTGTGCCCGTCAAACAGACACCTTCAGTTAGCACTAGTGCAGGAGCAGTGGAAGAAGGGAGGACTGGTCCACAGATCAAAAATGGATCTGTTGTTTCACTTCAGTCTCCAGGATCCAAACCTAGCACTGCTGTAGCTACACCTGCAGTCAAGATCAAAACAGAACCAGAAGCATTGCTGGATGAGAACTCTGCACAGGGCCAAGAGAGCTCTGACGTGTCTAAATCCATAAAGGCAACCCCTGACCTGCCTCCTGCACAGCTAATTAATTTTGAGGTTGCAGCCTTGAAGGTTTCAATGGATGATGTCATGGAGCTGAAACCAGGCAAGGGCTGTGATCAGGAAGCTGAAGAAGCAGGGACCAAATATAAGACACAGTCTGATGAAATCACACCAGTTTCTTCAGCAGGCAATAATCAAAGCACTCTTAAGCTCACAGTTGCCAGTCAAAACTTGTCCAGCACCAGCATCAATTCACCTCCTACTGGTGAGTCTACAATTAAAGACAAAACATGCACTAAAAGTCCAAGAAAGCGACAACCTTCCACACTTCAGGATTCCCAGTTACCACCTGTAAAGAAACCACTAGTGGAGCAGTTTGCAGCTGGTAATGCTGTGGAGGGTCAAAAGGCTAACAATGTTAAGAAGGCTCTGAAGGTTGGATCATTAGCTAACAGTGACAGTACAGCAACACTTGCTCAAGTTCCCATCAAGGTACCCATGACAGTACCTGTACCTCCTACAGCTGCTGCAAACTTAGCAACAGACCTTTCTTTGAGCACCAATTTAAATACCTGTGATCCTGCTTTAGAACAGCAGCTTGCATCAGCTTCATCTCCAGATATAAAAGTAAAATTGGAAGGAAATTTGTTTATCATAGAAAATGATTCAAAATCTGATGGCAGCTTTAACCCAAATTCATGGCATCATATCACCAAAACCTCTGACTTTGCATCTGTGAATTGTGATCAGCAGCAAGATATCAGTGTTATGACTATTGCTGGGCACTCTGGCTCTAGTGACTTACAGGAATCCGCGTGGGAGCCGGTGCACTGCGAAGGTATACAGCAGGATGTGTACAGCCAGCAGTTACAGAGCCAGATCCAGGACTCCTTGGATCAAATACAAGCACAGTCTTCAAATCAGTTACCTCTGCAGTCTGAGCTGAAAGAGTTTGAGCATACAGTCCCTCCGTCAAATGAAAACTTCTTTTCATTTGATGACGACCTTACCCAGGACAGCATTGTGGAGGAGCTGGTGCTCATGGAGGAGCAAATGTCCATGAATAATTCCCATCCTTATAGTGGTTGCCTAGGAATGACACTTCAGAGTCAGGCTGCAGCTCAAGGAGCTCCTGTATCATCTCATCCAAGCAGCACACACTTTTACCATTCGATCCATAACAACAGCACTCCAATTCACACTCCCACCCCCACTCCCACCCCAACTCCCACTCCCACCCCAACTCCAACACCCACCTCCGAAATGATTGCTGGGTCTCAGAACATGTCTCGAGAGAGCCCTTGTTCAAGGCTGGCTCAGACGACTCCCGTAGACAGTGCCCTAGGAAGCAGCCGGCACACGCCCATTGGCACACCCCATTccaactgcagcagcagtgTCCCTCCAAGTCCTGTGGAATGCCGAAACCCATTTGCATTTACTCCCATCAGCTCTAGTATGGCTTACCACGATGCCAGCATCATATCAAGTAGCCCTGTGAAGCCAATGCAGCGGCCTATGGCTACCCATCCCGACAAAACCAAGCTCGAGTGGATGAATAACGGCTACAGTGGGGTTGGTAATTCCTCAGTCGCAAACCATGGCATCCTTACAAGCTACCAGGAGCTGGTGGAAGATCGCTTCAGGAAACCTCACGCTTTTGCAGTTCCCGGCCAGTCATACCAGTCTCAACCACGCCACCACGACACTCACTTTGGTCGCGTGACTCCTGTTTCACCTGTGCAGCACCAGGCAGCCCCTGTCAGTAGCACTACCAAGCAGGAGGGCTTTGCTGTTCCTGCTCCTTTGGACAACAAAGGAACTGGTTCATCTCTCAACAACAGTCTGAGATGCCGGAGTGTGAGCCCTGCTGTCCATCGCCAGCGTAATCTCAGTGGGAGCACTGTTTACCCCGTGTCAAATATACCACGTTCTAATCTGACACCTTTTGGAAGTCCAGTGACTCCCGAAGTTCACAATGTATTTGCTAATATCCATGCAGACACCGGTGCCAATAACATAGCACAGAGAAGCCAGTCAGTCCCATTGACTGTGATGATGCAGACGGCCTTCCCGTCTcttcagaaacaaacaaacactaAAAAAATAACCAATGTGTTGTTAAACAAACTTGATTCTGATAGTGATGATGCAGTGAGAGGTTTGGGAATGAACAACATGCCCTCAAATTACACAGCCAGGATGAATCTCACTCAGATTTTGGAGACATCCACCGCTTTTCCTAGTGCCAACCCACAAAGTATGATCAATTCCAGCACTTCAGTTTATGAATTCCAAACACCAAATTACCTCACAAAAAATAGCAGCACCGATCAGATCAGTTTTTCTTCTGGAGATAACCAAGCACAATCAGACATTGGAGAGCAGCAATTAGATTTTAGCAGCACTGTAAAAGACCTTTTAGGGGAGGACAGTCTGCCAACAAACCAGCAGCTGGTGAATCAGGTGGCATCAGATCTCAATAACGTTGCATCTGTCTTTCCCAGCGACATCAGGTTGTCTTCCGAGCTCTCAGGCAGCATTAATGATCTGAACACTTTAGACACAAATCTACTGTTTGATCCAGGTCGTCAGCAGGGACAAGATGATGATGCTACACTGGAGGAATTAAAAAATGACCCGTTGTTTCAACAAATCTGCAATGAATCCATTAACTCAATGACTGCATCAGGTTTTGAGTGGATGGAGAGTAAGGATCATCCTGCTGTTGAAATGTTGGGTTAA